The following proteins come from a genomic window of Gossypium raimondii isolate GPD5lz chromosome 5, ASM2569854v1, whole genome shotgun sequence:
- the LOC105768531 gene encoding dirigent protein 4 gives MKGTLMLSWILIIFLSQVAVRSQYYSDTLPYHPRPPKVTNLHFFMHEHTGVTAVVVAQANITSNNSSVTFATLVSVNDPLRTGPEPDSEVIGNVQGISLLAGSNASSTQYIEFGFNTGKFNGSSLSIFSRGEPGLAVVGGRGRFMMAKGIALFNPILINATNVIMEFNVTVIHY, from the coding sequence ATGAAAGGAACATTGATGTTGAGTTGGATTCTGATCATCTTCCTCTCCCAAGTAGCAGTGCGGAGCCAATACTACTCAGATACACTACCATATCATCCCAGGCCACCTAAGGTCACCAATCTTCACTTCTTTATGCACGAACATACGGGTGTTACAGCAGTCGTGGTAGCCCAAGCTAACATCACAAGCAATAATTCATCAGTGACATTTGCTACCCTAGTTTCCGTTAATGATCCCCTCAGGACTGGTCCTGAGCCTGACTCAGAGGTGATTGGAAATGTTCAGGGTATTTCGCTCTTGGCTGGATCAAATGCATCGAGCACGCAGTACATAGAATTTGGATTTAATACCGGTAAGTTTAATGGCAGCTCTCTAAGCATATTTTCAAGAGGAGAACCTGGGCTTGCGGTGGTTGGAGGAAGAGGACGATTCATGATGGCAAAAGGGATTGCACTATTTAACCCTATCCTTATAAATGCCACCAATGTCATTATGGAATTTAACGTTACTGTAATTCATTACTAA